In Phacochoerus africanus isolate WHEZ1 chromosome 2, ROS_Pafr_v1, whole genome shotgun sequence, one DNA window encodes the following:
- the IFNB1 gene encoding interferon beta, with amino-acid sequence MANKCILQIALLMCFSTTALSMSYDVLRYQQRSSNLACQKLLGQLPGTPQYCLEDRMNFEVPEEIMQPPQFQKEDAVLIIHEMLQQIFGILRRNFSSTGWNETVIKTILVELDGQMDDLETILEEIMEEENFPRGDMTILHLKKYYLSILQYLKSKEYRSCAWTVVQVEILRNFSFLNRLTDYLRN; translated from the coding sequence ATGGCCAACAAGTGCATCCTCCAAATCGCTCTCCTGATGTGTTTCTCCACCACAGCTCTTTCCATGAGCTACGATGTGCTTCGATACCAACAAAGGAGCAGCAATTTGGCATGTCAGAAGCTCCTGGGACAGTTGCCTGGGACTCCTCAATATTGCCTCGAAGATAGGATGAACTTTGAGGTCCCTGAGGAGATTATGCAACCACCACAGTTCCAGAAGGAAGATGCAGTATTGATTATCCATGAGATGCTCCAGCAGATCTTTGGCATTCTCAGAAGAAATTTCTCTAGCACTGGCTGGAATGAAACCGTCATTAAGACTATCCTTGTGGAACTCGATGGGCAGATGGATGACCTGGAGACAATCCTGGAGGAAATCATGGAGGAGGAAAATTTCCCCAGGGGAGACATGACCATTCTTCACCTGAAGAAATATTACTTGAGCATTCTGCAGTACCTGAAGTCCAAGGAGTACAGAAGCTGTGCCTGGACAGTCGTCCAAGTGGAAATCCTCAGgaacttttctttccttaacaGACTTACAGATTACCTCCGGAACTGA